One stretch of Anas acuta chromosome W, bAnaAcu1.1, whole genome shotgun sequence DNA includes these proteins:
- the LOC137846715 gene encoding AT-rich interactive domain-containing protein 3A-like isoform X1: MAKQVLDLYTLYRLVMDKGSLVEVINKKIWREITKGLNLPTSITSAAFTLRTQYMKYLYPYECEKRALSLPGELQAAIDSKQREGWRQTFGTVFFNYSPTGTPTLLGSPKMPLPALSISTHSCGQMGQVHGVKKEDGMVPAVPGRIAILVGLASLAAAQAVAASQVAVLEQLREKVDTGEPPEKKVALTAEEQQQLMQQALQHNLLAMASQFPMNIKVSNQGVLFSRQPAAPPSTRWRGHPEPAEPHSHPKPTAAGPLAQPHSRQRHAIGAMIPEADRVPEGGGVGAARLAVGQGCAQRGLGDQGWHVVPSRAVAMQSQSPTGPFCPSPPGVGPLACMYPQNMPSVTPLNRSCGPGDPCTLQPL; encoded by the exons ATGGCTAAGCAAGTGCTGGACCTCTACACTCTGTACCGGCTGGTGATGGACAAGGGCAGCCTGGTGGAAGTCATCAACAAGAAGATCTGGAGGGAGATCACCAAGGGCCTCAACCTACCTACCTCCATCACCAGCGCTGCCTTCACCCTCCGCACGCA ATACATGAAGTACCTGTACCCCTATGAATGCGAGAAGCGGGCGCTCAGcttgcctggggagctgcaggctgccattgACAGCAAACAGcgggagggatggaggcagaCTTTCGGCACTGTGTTCTTCAACTACTCGCCCACCGGCACTCCAACCCTGCTGGGCTCCCCCAAAATGCCTCTGCCGGCCCTCAGCATCTCCACGCACAGTTGTGGCCAGATGGGCCAAGTGCATGGCGTGAAGAAAG AGGATGGCATGGTGCCGGCGGTGCCTGGGCGCATTGCCATCCTGGTGGGGCTGGCCAGCCttgcagcagctcaggcagTGGCAGCCTCGCAGGTGGCGGTGCTGGAACAGCTGCGGGAGAAGGTGGACACAGGGGAGCCCCCAGAGAAGAAGGTGGCCCTgacagcagaggagcagcagcagctgatgcagcaggctctgcagcacaaCCTCCTGGCCATGGCTTCCCAGTTCCCCATGAACATCAAGGTCTCTAACCAAG GTGTCCTGTTCTCCCgccagcccgcagccccccccagcacccggTGGAGGGGGCACCCAGAGCCAGCTGAACCCCACAGCCATCCCAAACCCACTGCTGCCGGCCCCCTTGCACAGCCACACTCCCGCCAGCGCCATGCCATAGGGGCAATGATCCCTGAAGCGGACAGGGTTCCTGAGGGGGGTGGGGTAGGGGCTGCGCGCCTGGCCGTGGGGCAGGGATGTGCCCAGCGGGGTCTGGGGGACCAAGGGTGGCACGTGGTGCCAAGCAGAGCTGTGGCCATGCAAAGCCAATCACCCACGGGGCCCTTTTGTCCCTCACCCCCAGGTGTGGGGCCCCTTGCCTGCATGTACCCCCAAAACATGCCTTCTGTGACCCCCCTGAACAGATCCTGTGGGCCTGGGGACCCTTGCACTCTGCAGCCGCTCTGA
- the LOC137846715 gene encoding AT-rich interactive domain-containing protein 3A-like isoform X2, giving the protein MAKQVLDLYTLYRLVMDKGSLVEVINKKIWREITKGLNLPTSITSAAFTLRTQYMKYLYPYECEKRALSLPGELQAAIDSKQREGWRQTFGTVFFNYSPTGTPTLLGSPKMPLPALSISTHSCGQMGQVHGVKKEDGMVPAVPGRIAILVGLASLAAAQAVAASQVAVLEQLREKVDTGEPPEKKVALTAEEQQQLMQQALQHNLLAMASQFPMNIKVSNQDDIQETALNLSTNSISSINMSIEINGVVYTTRLSRWEFGVWGPPASRVQRGRCRSALVEQRLPQGLARGAKRGCRCPREDAPKAAPYPAMGHGDPQPML; this is encoded by the exons ATGGCTAAGCAAGTGCTGGACCTCTACACTCTGTACCGGCTGGTGATGGACAAGGGCAGCCTGGTGGAAGTCATCAACAAGAAGATCTGGAGGGAGATCACCAAGGGCCTCAACCTACCTACCTCCATCACCAGCGCTGCCTTCACCCTCCGCACGCA ATACATGAAGTACCTGTACCCCTATGAATGCGAGAAGCGGGCGCTCAGcttgcctggggagctgcaggctgccattgACAGCAAACAGcgggagggatggaggcagaCTTTCGGCACTGTGTTCTTCAACTACTCGCCCACCGGCACTCCAACCCTGCTGGGCTCCCCCAAAATGCCTCTGCCGGCCCTCAGCATCTCCACGCACAGTTGTGGCCAGATGGGCCAAGTGCATGGCGTGAAGAAAG AGGATGGCATGGTGCCGGCGGTGCCTGGGCGCATTGCCATCCTGGTGGGGCTGGCCAGCCttgcagcagctcaggcagTGGCAGCCTCGCAGGTGGCGGTGCTGGAACAGCTGCGGGAGAAGGTGGACACAGGGGAGCCCCCAGAGAAGAAGGTGGCCCTgacagcagaggagcagcagcagctgatgcagcaggctctgcagcacaaCCTCCTGGCCATGGCTTCCCAGTTCCCCATGAACATCAAGGTCTCTAACCAAG ATGACATACAGGAGACTGCATTGAACCTGTCCACCAACAGCATTAGCAGTATCAACATGTCAATAGAAATAAATGGAGTTGTCTACACAACTAGGCTCAGCAGATGGgaatttggggtttggggtcccCCCGCCAGCAGGGTGCAGAGAGGACGGTGTCGGAGTGCTTTGGTGGAGCAGAGGCTACCTCAGGGACTGGCAAGAGGAGCCAAGAGAGGGTGCAGGTGCCCGAGAGAGGATGCTCCCAAAGCTGCCCCGTACCCTGCTATGGGGCATGGGGACCCCCAACCCATGCTGTGA
- the LOC137846723 gene encoding sigma non-opioid intracellular receptor 1-like yields MGVSGPWALRVGLALGTLALLLQGLRGWLACKRYEFQPAEIAQLVRHHAGLDHELAFSKIIVELRKKHPGHILPDEDLQWVFMNAGGWMGSMCLLHASLTEYVLLFGTAIDTGGHSGRYWADISDTVISGTFRQWKEGTTRSEIYYPGDTIVHQAGEATSVQWSAGTWMVEYGRGFIPSTLAFALADTLFSTQDFVTLFYTLHVYVKGLLLEANAFISTLGC; encoded by the exons ATGGGGGTGTCGGGGCCGTGGGCTCTGCGGGTCGGGCTGGCGCTGGGGACTTTGgccttgctgctgcagggcctgcGGGGCTGGCTGGCCTGCAAGAGGTACGAGTTCCAGCCCGCTGAGATCGCCCAGCTCGTCCGGCACCACGCGG GGCTGGACCATGAGTTGGCTTTCTCCAAGATTATCGTGGAGCTGCGGAAGAAGCACCCGGGCCACATCCTGCCTGATGAGGACCTGCAGTGGGTGTTCATGAATGCAGGTGGCTGGATGGGCTCCATGTGCCTGCTGCATGCCTCCCTCACTGAGTATGTGCTGCTCTTCGGGACGGCCATCGACACCGGGGGCCACTCGG GCCGGTACTGGGCAGATATCTCTGACACTGTCATCTCGGGGACCTTCCGGCAGTGGAAGGAGGGGACCACCAGAAGTGAGATCTACTATCCCG GGGACACCATCGTGCACCAGGCGGGAGAGGCCACATCGGTGCAGTGGAGCGCGGGCACCTGGATGGTAGAGTACGGTCGGGGCTTCATCCCCTCCACGCTCGCCTTCGCCCTGGCTGACACCCTCTTCAGCACTCAGGACTTCGTAACCCTCTTCTACACCCTGCACGTCTACGTCAAGGGCCTGCTCCTGGAAGCCAATGCCTTCATCAGCACCTTGGGGTGCTGA